A section of the Kribbella voronezhensis genome encodes:
- a CDS encoding 2-oxo acid dehydrogenase subunit E2 — MTLRIRLPRTDGRLVTDVPDERAIMPFIMRRRTDSEVYFEQNVDIGAAQAWVRRWNEAGGPHLSLFVLVLSQVAQLLYDRPRLNRFIARRRFYDRDGVLLSFGAKKEMTDDAPLEMLKRRFEPNESLAGVIRSLDTAVTEARTGAGAEVDKEVRLFLGLPTPLLDAAISVTHWLDERGVLPSALTHSDPLYASAVVSNLGSLKTDAAFHHLYQHGNCPLFLVVGRVRPVPVAVAGTVQVRPMLALRWTFDERIVDGLYAARSAELLACRLEDPRHHLGSPEDAVRQERGADEAVPGKT, encoded by the coding sequence ATGACACTGCGGATCAGACTGCCCCGGACCGACGGCCGACTCGTCACTGACGTACCCGACGAGCGCGCCATCATGCCGTTCATCATGCGCAGACGCACGGACTCGGAGGTCTACTTCGAGCAGAACGTCGACATCGGTGCGGCCCAGGCCTGGGTACGGCGCTGGAACGAGGCGGGGGGCCCACATCTCAGCCTTTTCGTCCTGGTCCTGAGCCAGGTGGCTCAACTGCTGTACGACCGGCCCCGGCTGAACAGGTTCATCGCCCGTCGCCGGTTCTACGACCGCGACGGGGTACTGCTGTCCTTCGGCGCCAAGAAGGAGATGACCGACGACGCGCCACTGGAGATGCTGAAACGGCGGTTCGAGCCCAACGAAAGCCTGGCCGGCGTGATCCGCAGTCTCGACACGGCGGTGACCGAGGCGCGCACCGGTGCCGGCGCCGAGGTCGACAAGGAGGTGAGACTGTTCCTCGGCCTGCCGACGCCACTGCTCGACGCGGCGATCAGCGTGACTCACTGGCTTGACGAACGAGGCGTGCTGCCGAGTGCGCTGACCCACTCGGACCCGTTGTACGCATCGGCTGTCGTCTCGAACCTGGGCAGCCTCAAGACCGACGCGGCGTTCCACCACCTCTACCAGCACGGCAACTGCCCGTTGTTCCTCGTGGTGGGAAGGGTGCGGCCCGTGCCGGTGGCCGTGGCAGGAACGGTTCAGGTCAGGCCGATGCTCGCTCTGCGCTGGACGTTCGACGAGCGGATCGTGGACGGCCTGTACGCCGCCCGGTCCGCCGAGTTGCTGGCCTGCCGACTGGAGGACCCACGGCATCACCTCGGTTCACCGGAGGACGCCGTACGGCAGGAGCGCGGCGCGGACGAGGCTGTTCCCGGGAAGACGTGA
- a CDS encoding tannase/feruloyl esterase family alpha/beta hydrolase, whose amino-acid sequence MKRPLIMLIAAVMPAAAVILPVASSAAADNSPATTTCAPVPVAAPTGTKVVSVDAVARPGGDFTFPNAYPPADPITDVPAWCDVRIVVTHPGANDTVTIKVSLPQDAKNWNGRFQATGGSGYSAGDISDLSIPLIGAVKKGYVGAATDAGVKDGLDASWGLTADGRTNTGLLTNFASRSVHDLAVIGKDVTAKFYQRAASYSYFTGCSTGGRQGYAEAEYHPTDFQGILANAPAVDWNRFEIATLWSQAVFNEEHVAPTKCELDAFTSAAVAACDTLDGVKDGVIDNPATCTWDARRLIGTKVLCDGKELTISKALAVAVDKLWAGPVTPWGKKLWYGQNKGSSFDFIAAYNKPFTVPDQWAKYFVTKNPSFDSTKLTYATFERVFASATTQYDAVIADNNPNLSKFAKAGGKLLTWHGQSDQLIPTLGTVHYRRQVDALFGGTKRVDDFYRLFLLPGVDHCGTKLYSTGPLVKPGADLDALVNWVEKGDAPATLPVTSPDGTTTQDICRYPMLTQDSHCGTR is encoded by the coding sequence ATGAAGCGACCCCTGATCATGCTGATCGCTGCGGTGATGCCGGCCGCCGCGGTCATCCTTCCCGTGGCGTCCAGCGCCGCGGCCGACAACTCCCCCGCTACGACAACCTGCGCGCCCGTCCCGGTCGCCGCGCCCACCGGCACGAAGGTGGTGTCGGTCGACGCGGTGGCCAGGCCGGGCGGCGACTTCACCTTCCCGAACGCCTATCCGCCCGCCGACCCGATCACCGACGTACCGGCCTGGTGTGACGTACGCATCGTGGTGACCCATCCCGGCGCGAACGACACCGTCACCATCAAGGTCTCCCTCCCCCAGGACGCGAAGAACTGGAACGGCCGCTTCCAGGCCACGGGCGGCAGCGGCTACTCGGCGGGCGACATCAGCGACCTGAGCATCCCGCTGATCGGCGCGGTCAAGAAGGGGTATGTCGGTGCAGCCACCGACGCCGGCGTCAAGGACGGCCTCGATGCCAGTTGGGGGCTGACCGCGGACGGCAGGACCAACACCGGTCTGCTCACCAACTTCGCGTCCCGCTCGGTGCACGACCTCGCCGTGATCGGCAAGGACGTGACCGCGAAGTTCTACCAGCGCGCCGCGAGCTACTCGTACTTCACCGGTTGCTCGACCGGTGGCCGCCAGGGGTACGCCGAGGCCGAGTACCACCCCACCGACTTCCAGGGCATCCTCGCCAACGCGCCCGCGGTCGACTGGAACCGGTTCGAGATCGCCACCCTGTGGTCGCAAGCGGTCTTCAACGAGGAGCACGTCGCACCGACCAAGTGTGAACTGGACGCGTTCACCAGCGCCGCGGTCGCTGCCTGCGACACTCTCGACGGGGTCAAGGACGGCGTCATCGACAACCCGGCGACCTGCACCTGGGACGCGCGCCGCCTGATCGGCACGAAGGTGCTCTGCGACGGCAAGGAACTCACCATCAGCAAGGCGCTCGCCGTCGCTGTCGACAAGCTCTGGGCCGGTCCGGTCACGCCCTGGGGCAAGAAGCTCTGGTACGGCCAGAACAAGGGCTCCTCCTTCGACTTCATTGCCGCCTACAACAAACCGTTCACGGTTCCGGATCAGTGGGCGAAGTACTTCGTGACGAAGAACCCGTCGTTCGACAGCACCAAGCTCACCTACGCGACCTTCGAGCGAGTGTTCGCCTCGGCGACCACGCAGTACGACGCTGTCATCGCCGACAACAACCCCAACCTGTCGAAGTTCGCCAAGGCCGGCGGCAAGCTGCTGACCTGGCACGGCCAGTCCGACCAGCTGATCCCGACCCTTGGCACGGTCCACTACCGCCGGCAGGTGGACGCGCTCTTCGGTGGAACCAAGCGCGTGGACGACTTCTACCGCCTGTTCCTGCTCCCCGGCGTGGATCACTGCGGCACCAAGCTCTACAGCACCGGTCCGCTGGTCAAGCCGGGCGCCGACCTCGACGCCCTGGTCAACTGGGTCGAGAAGGGTGACGCACCGGCCACCCTGCCGGTGACATCGCCGGACGGCACGACCACCCAGGACATCTGCCGCTACCCGATGCTCACGCAGGACTCCCACTGCGGCACCCGCTGA
- a CDS encoding alkaline phosphatase PhoX: MSLDRRSVLRGAAVGATGVGFAAVGAVPSLAEATPAPASRPYPAHRPFPPLMDDPKGLLALPPGFKYTVVTRAGETKLKSGQPTPELHDGTAAFAAGPRGYTLIQNHEIGANSALGVPQIPGTVYDEGVGAAGGCTVISVDRDGTNHGEWVGISGTLTNCAGGPTPWGTWMTCEETENKANGTTRLKDHGYVFEVWADGRTAHPVPLKALGRYAHEALAIDQDRQHIYLSEDASGPNGSFYRWSAPAGYRLGKDSWKDLQNAGFGKLEAMAILGDDGKPIPDVAYLTSAQLLRPFRVAWVPVPDRDAVSVSTRKQFTDGQVTRGKKFEGVYGTHDGVYVVNSYAKSGTTDVPADAVPHDGMVWFYNYKSKTIQLVTYFPSNPAAENGVGYADLNFDGPDNVTVTPWGSLILAEDGNASSHVLSATPGGPTYAIARNMLNDSEFTGPTFSADGKVLFVNIQTPGITLAITGPWRDYLG; encoded by the coding sequence ATGTCCCTCGATCGCCGTTCCGTCCTGCGGGGTGCCGCCGTCGGCGCCACGGGTGTCGGATTCGCCGCCGTCGGCGCCGTCCCCTCGCTCGCCGAGGCCACGCCCGCGCCCGCCTCGCGGCCGTACCCGGCGCACCGCCCGTTCCCGCCGCTGATGGACGACCCGAAGGGTCTGCTCGCCCTGCCGCCCGGCTTCAAGTACACCGTCGTCACCCGCGCCGGCGAGACGAAGCTGAAGAGCGGCCAGCCCACCCCGGAACTGCACGACGGTACGGCGGCCTTCGCTGCTGGGCCCAGGGGCTACACCCTGATCCAGAACCACGAGATCGGCGCGAACTCCGCCCTCGGCGTACCGCAGATCCCTGGCACCGTGTACGACGAGGGCGTCGGCGCGGCCGGCGGCTGCACCGTCATCTCCGTCGACCGTGACGGCACCAACCACGGTGAGTGGGTCGGCATCTCCGGCACGCTGACCAACTGCGCCGGCGGCCCGACCCCGTGGGGCACCTGGATGACGTGCGAGGAGACCGAGAACAAGGCGAACGGCACGACCCGGCTGAAGGACCACGGCTATGTGTTCGAGGTCTGGGCCGACGGCAGGACCGCTCACCCCGTGCCGCTCAAGGCACTCGGCCGCTACGCTCACGAGGCGCTCGCGATCGACCAGGACCGGCAGCACATCTACCTGTCCGAGGACGCGTCGGGCCCGAACGGATCGTTCTACCGCTGGAGCGCCCCGGCCGGCTACCGGCTCGGCAAGGACAGCTGGAAGGACCTGCAGAACGCCGGCTTCGGCAAGCTGGAGGCGATGGCCATCCTGGGTGACGACGGCAAGCCGATCCCGGACGTCGCCTACCTGACCTCGGCCCAGTTGCTGCGCCCGTTCCGGGTCGCGTGGGTGCCGGTGCCGGACCGCGACGCGGTCTCCGTCTCGACCCGCAAGCAGTTCACCGACGGCCAGGTCACCCGCGGCAAGAAGTTCGAGGGCGTCTACGGAACCCACGACGGCGTGTACGTCGTGAACTCCTACGCCAAGTCCGGTACGACGGATGTACCGGCCGACGCCGTCCCGCACGACGGCATGGTCTGGTTCTACAACTACAAGTCGAAGACCATCCAGCTGGTCACCTACTTCCCGTCGAACCCGGCCGCCGAGAACGGTGTCGGCTACGCGGACCTCAACTTCGACGGGCCGGACAACGTCACCGTCACGCCGTGGGGCTCGCTCATCCTCGCCGAGGACGGCAACGCGAGCAGCCACGTGCTGAGCGCGACGCCGGGCGGCCCGACGTACGCGATCGCCCGGAACATGCTCAACGACTCCGAGTTCACCGGGCCGACCTTCTCCGCGGACGGCAAGGTGCTGTTCGTCAACATCCAGACCCCGGGCATCACGCTGGCCATCACCGGCCCTTGGCGCGACTACCTCGGCTGA
- a CDS encoding esterase/lipase family protein: MVGWLSYVQAVGPPVPAVDPRLSQQVPALLVPGFLAGDWSLIPLARHLRRSGHATFTSGIALNSGCTEMLLGLLERRLEQVVQEAGRPVVLVGQSRGGTLCRMLAIRRPDQVAGLVTLASPLLHQLATTRDLVAQVNLLARLNVRGWPWLVSSDCLTGGCAERTSALLESPWPTGLPFISVYSRQDGVVDWRACLDPAAEQIEVRSTHNGMGADRAVQRLLTARLRTLSDQQP, from the coding sequence ATGGTGGGCTGGCTGTCCTATGTCCAGGCAGTCGGGCCACCGGTTCCCGCCGTGGACCCGCGCCTCTCGCAGCAGGTGCCGGCCCTGCTCGTGCCCGGCTTCCTCGCGGGTGACTGGTCGCTGATTCCGCTGGCGCGGCATCTGCGGCGCTCCGGGCACGCCACCTTCACCAGTGGTATCGCGCTCAACTCCGGCTGCACCGAGATGCTGCTGGGCCTCCTCGAACGCCGGCTGGAGCAAGTGGTCCAGGAGGCGGGCAGACCCGTCGTCCTGGTGGGTCAGAGCCGTGGCGGGACACTCTGCCGGATGCTGGCGATCCGTCGGCCGGACCAGGTGGCCGGCCTCGTCACCCTGGCCTCGCCGTTGCTCCATCAACTGGCGACGACACGGGACCTGGTCGCCCAGGTGAACCTGCTGGCTCGCCTGAATGTTCGCGGTTGGCCGTGGCTCGTGTCGTCCGACTGCCTGACCGGCGGCTGCGCGGAGCGGACGAGCGCTCTGCTGGAGTCCCCTTGGCCGACCGGGCTGCCGTTCATCTCGGTGTACTCACGGCAGGACGGCGTGGTGGACTGGCGGGCCTGTCTCGACCCCGCCGCGGAGCAGATCGAGGTTCGCAGTACCCACAACGGGATGGGCGCCGACCGGGCTGTTCAGCGACTGCTGACCGCCAGATTGCGGACTCTCAGCGATCAGCAGCCTTGA
- a CDS encoding WS/DGAT/MGAT family O-acyltransferase yields the protein MRQVDDLGAMYLAAENARVSTHTAALITIDPAALPGGRLTIDRLRDVVRERLPLIPAFQWRVVRVPLGLDRPYWVEADSDLDYHVQEIALPSPGDDDLLREQVARIFSRPLDRSRPLWEMYLIQGLAGGRAAVLTKVHHAAADGRAGAQMVATLTDTEPHPPPAAGLTAPPVPPPPSSVSMLARGLAGFVRQPWRAVSGVPAMLSGLDELPVFGTMPGARLVGASLALVRRERRHTPVARAPRTSFNRRISRHRRIGIATLALDDVKFVKNRFTVSVNDVVMALAAGALRRWLLERDELPAQPLTAVVPVSLRGDRSVAFGNALSAVVVPIPTGVDDPVARLNGAHAAMLAALRDLGTTAPDALVDTVRLVPPVLFVQTAQLLTRLNAWPVLPPAMNVNISNVPGPQQTLYLAGAKVESVVPLAGITDGLGLNITVLSYCGRLHVGVVADRDQVPDVQRIADWTAEELALLVKAADR from the coding sequence ATGCGACAGGTGGACGACCTCGGCGCGATGTACCTGGCTGCGGAGAACGCGCGGGTCAGCACCCATACCGCGGCTCTGATCACGATCGATCCGGCCGCGCTGCCCGGCGGACGGCTGACGATCGACCGCCTGCGCGACGTCGTGCGCGAGCGTCTGCCACTGATACCGGCCTTCCAGTGGAGGGTGGTCCGGGTCCCCCTCGGACTCGACCGTCCGTACTGGGTCGAGGCCGACAGCGACCTGGACTATCACGTGCAGGAGATCGCGTTGCCGTCGCCGGGTGACGACGACCTGCTGCGCGAGCAGGTCGCGCGGATCTTCTCCCGGCCGCTGGACCGCTCGCGGCCACTGTGGGAGATGTACCTGATCCAAGGACTCGCCGGCGGCCGGGCCGCCGTACTGACCAAGGTCCACCACGCGGCCGCCGATGGTCGCGCGGGAGCACAGATGGTGGCCACTCTCACGGACACCGAGCCGCATCCACCACCTGCTGCCGGCCTCACAGCACCCCCGGTCCCACCGCCGCCGTCCTCGGTGTCGATGCTGGCGCGCGGCCTGGCCGGTTTCGTCCGCCAGCCGTGGCGGGCAGTGTCCGGCGTACCGGCGATGTTGTCCGGCCTGGACGAGTTGCCGGTCTTCGGCACCATGCCCGGAGCCCGGCTGGTCGGCGCGAGCCTCGCGTTGGTACGGCGCGAACGCAGGCACACGCCGGTCGCGAGGGCACCGCGTACGTCGTTCAACCGCCGGATCTCCCGGCATCGCCGGATCGGCATCGCCACCCTCGCGCTCGACGACGTGAAGTTCGTGAAGAACCGGTTCACGGTGAGCGTGAACGACGTGGTGATGGCGCTCGCGGCCGGTGCGCTGCGTCGCTGGCTGCTGGAGCGCGACGAGCTTCCGGCCCAACCACTGACCGCCGTCGTACCGGTGTCGCTGCGCGGCGACCGATCGGTTGCCTTTGGCAACGCCCTGAGCGCCGTCGTGGTGCCGATCCCGACCGGGGTGGATGATCCGGTCGCCCGGCTGAACGGTGCGCATGCCGCGATGCTGGCCGCGTTGCGTGATCTCGGCACGACCGCGCCGGACGCGCTCGTCGATACGGTCCGGCTGGTGCCGCCGGTTCTCTTCGTACAGACCGCGCAACTACTCACCCGGCTCAACGCCTGGCCGGTTCTGCCACCGGCGATGAACGTGAATATCTCCAACGTGCCAGGGCCGCAACAGACCCTGTACCTCGCGGGCGCGAAGGTGGAGTCGGTGGTGCCGCTGGCGGGCATCACCGATGGCCTGGGCCTGAACATCACCGTGCTGAGCTACTGCGGACGGCTCCACGTCGGCGTCGTCGCGGACCGCGATCAGGTGCCGGACGTGCAACGCATCGCGGACTGGACGGCCGAGGAACTTGCCCTCCTGGTCAAGGCTGCTGATCGCTGA
- a CDS encoding ABC-F family ATP-binding cassette domain-containing protein, with the protein MLKLATRFRGGEQTCGLVAPIIQALNAIESGDVAEEHFTTVGDDWDIEERTVAQLDRLGLGGLELDHSLSTVSGGQVISLGLAAQLLKRPDVLLLDEPTNNLDLVARSKLYDVLDEWAGCLLVVSHDRVLLDRMDRIAELDRGELRAYGGNFTAYEQAVEAAREVAEKNLRNAEQEVKREKRELQQARERAARRAGNASKNLGNAGLPKIFAGTMKRNAQESAGKANETHTARVNDAKARLDEAGRAVRDDQRIALELPATNVPAGRTVFHGEGLRVTLGGREIIGGADLTIRGPERIALTGPNGAGKSTLLRLIHGDLTPDAGELKRADGRIAYLSQRLDLLDLDRTIAENLATFAPGLPEGQRLNLLARFLFRGSRIHLQAGVLSGGELLRATLACVLYAEPAPQLLLLDEPTNNLDLVSVSQLESALDAYEGAFVVVSHDERFLAGLKVSRWLRLEHQKLLEASAPDA; encoded by the coding sequence TTGCTAAAGCTGGCGACGAGATTTCGTGGAGGAGAGCAGACGTGCGGTCTGGTCGCGCCGATCATCCAAGCACTGAACGCGATCGAGTCCGGTGACGTCGCGGAGGAACACTTCACCACGGTCGGCGACGACTGGGACATCGAGGAGCGCACGGTCGCCCAGCTCGATCGGCTCGGTCTGGGCGGCCTCGAACTCGACCACAGCCTGAGCACAGTCAGCGGAGGCCAGGTCATCTCACTCGGCCTGGCCGCCCAGCTGCTCAAGCGACCGGACGTCCTGCTGCTCGACGAGCCGACCAACAATCTCGATCTGGTTGCCCGGAGCAAGCTGTACGACGTACTGGACGAGTGGGCCGGATGCCTTCTCGTGGTCAGTCACGATCGCGTGCTGCTCGACCGGATGGACCGGATCGCCGAACTGGACCGAGGTGAACTCCGCGCGTACGGCGGCAACTTCACGGCGTACGAACAAGCGGTCGAGGCGGCTCGTGAGGTCGCGGAGAAGAACCTGCGGAACGCCGAGCAGGAGGTCAAACGCGAGAAGCGCGAACTCCAGCAGGCCCGGGAGCGCGCGGCGCGGCGGGCCGGCAACGCGAGCAAGAACCTCGGCAACGCGGGTCTCCCGAAGATCTTCGCCGGAACGATGAAGCGCAACGCGCAGGAGTCGGCAGGCAAGGCGAACGAGACCCACACCGCGCGGGTGAACGACGCCAAGGCGCGCCTCGACGAGGCGGGCCGCGCGGTCCGCGACGACCAGCGGATCGCGTTGGAACTGCCCGCGACGAACGTGCCGGCCGGGCGAACGGTCTTTCACGGCGAAGGCCTCCGCGTCACGCTGGGCGGTCGCGAGATCATCGGCGGCGCCGACCTCACCATTCGCGGCCCGGAGCGAATCGCCCTGACCGGTCCCAACGGCGCCGGCAAGTCCACGCTGCTCAGGCTGATCCACGGCGACCTGACTCCGGACGCGGGTGAGCTCAAGCGCGCGGACGGCCGCATCGCCTACCTGTCCCAGCGCCTGGATCTTCTCGATCTCGACCGCACCATCGCCGAGAATCTCGCCACCTTCGCGCCGGGGCTGCCCGAAGGTCAGCGGCTGAATCTCCTGGCCCGCTTCTTGTTCCGTGGCTCGCGCATCCACCTGCAGGCCGGCGTACTGTCCGGTGGTGAACTCCTGCGGGCGACGCTCGCCTGCGTCCTGTACGCCGAACCGGCACCCCAGCTGCTCCTGCTGGACGAGCCCACCAACAACCTCGACCTGGTCAGTGTGAGCCAGCTCGAAAGCGCGCTGGACGCGTACGAAGGCGCGTTCGTCGTCGTCAGCCACGACGAGCGCTTCCTCGCCGGACTCAAGGTGTCCCGATGGCTCCGGCTCGAGCACCAGAAGTTGCTTGAGGCAAGCGCTCCGGACGCCTGA